A genomic region of Vitreoscilla filiformis contains the following coding sequences:
- a CDS encoding ExeA family protein — MSLQPLLARLGTSQADMARALCLGKATTSRLVSKGQWPTRNAPAVRAAAAKFLTDHGAKPEDLRPLFTAGEDASQPTATPTDPEDTTMLLRCENLNQKTKMAFRLARDPFRDDVQTRDDVFASGAIRYVRNVLLDAALHHAFVAIVGESGSGKSTLAEDLEQRVIDENKPVSVIRPYVLAMEESESRGKPLRAPAIAEAIIRTLTPTAHCKSSPEARFAQVHEVLRTSRRAGQSHLLLIEEAHSLPVPTLKHLKRFAELKDGLSRLIGIALIGQPELATRLSERSGEVREVVQRCELVHLPALDGDLEAYLRHKFARAGAQVDDVLAPDAYDAIRARLIRVPERGRPSERVSICHPLVVNNLVARAMNAAALAGMAKVDGNVITGV; from the coding sequence ATGAGCCTGCAACCCCTCCTCGCCCGCCTCGGCACCAGCCAGGCCGACATGGCTCGCGCCCTGTGCCTGGGCAAGGCCACCACCAGCCGGCTGGTCAGCAAGGGCCAGTGGCCCACCCGCAACGCCCCGGCAGTGCGCGCCGCTGCCGCCAAGTTCCTGACCGACCACGGCGCAAAGCCTGAAGACCTGCGCCCCCTATTTACCGCTGGCGAAGACGCCAGCCAACCCACTGCCACCCCCACCGATCCCGAGGACACCACCATGCTGCTGCGATGCGAAAACCTGAACCAGAAAACCAAGATGGCGTTCCGCTTGGCACGCGACCCCTTCCGCGACGACGTGCAAACCCGCGATGACGTGTTCGCCAGCGGCGCCATCCGCTACGTGCGCAACGTGCTGCTGGATGCCGCGCTGCATCACGCGTTCGTGGCCATCGTTGGCGAAAGCGGCTCGGGCAAGAGCACCCTGGCCGAAGACTTGGAACAGCGGGTCATCGACGAAAACAAGCCGGTGAGCGTCATCCGTCCCTACGTGCTGGCGATGGAAGAGAGTGAATCACGCGGCAAGCCTCTGCGCGCCCCGGCCATCGCCGAGGCCATCATCCGCACCCTCACGCCCACGGCGCATTGCAAGAGCAGCCCCGAGGCCCGATTCGCCCAGGTGCATGAGGTGCTGCGCACCAGCCGCCGCGCCGGCCAGAGCCACCTGCTGCTGATCGAGGAGGCCCACAGCCTGCCCGTGCCCACGCTCAAGCATCTCAAGCGTTTTGCGGAGTTGAAGGACGGCCTCTCGCGCCTCATTGGCATCGCGCTGATCGGCCAGCCCGAACTGGCCACCCGCCTGAGCGAGCGCAGCGGCGAGGTGCGCGAAGTGGTGCAGCGCTGCGAGCTGGTGCATCTGCCCGCGCTCGATGGCGACCTGGAGGCCTACCTGCGCCACAAGTTCGCCCGCGCCGGCGCCCAGGTGGATGACGTGCTGGCCCCGGATGCCTACGACGCCATCCGCGCCCGCTTGATCCGCGTGCCCGAGCGTGGCCGCCCCAGTGAGCGCGTGAGCATCTGCCACCCGCTGGTGGTCAACAACTTGGTGGCCCGCGCGATGAATGCCGCCGCATTGGCGGGCATGGCCAAGGTCGATGGCAACGTCATCACGGGAGTCTGA
- a CDS encoding DUF3164 family protein: MTNFHTQTGQPIEPGYRENARGQLVRESGMTEIEKLGDELTGSIAAEWLDLQARTRALKRRIFAEMAALAEVAASQHKVTLGGDKGNMTIRTYNGKFKVERSAQEFLVFDENVMAAKQLLEEFVEEKTDGVDPDLVVVLDRTFRRGEDGRLSVQRLTELLTYGIKHPKWAQAMDIINEAMRVGGVRSYVRLHRRVEGRFDKYESVPLDIAKL; this comes from the coding sequence GTGACGAACTTCCACACCCAAACAGGCCAACCCATTGAACCCGGATACCGCGAGAACGCACGCGGCCAACTGGTGCGCGAATCGGGCATGACCGAAATCGAGAAGCTGGGCGATGAGCTGACCGGCAGCATCGCCGCCGAGTGGCTGGATTTGCAGGCCCGCACCCGCGCGCTCAAGCGTCGCATCTTTGCAGAGATGGCCGCCCTGGCCGAGGTGGCCGCCAGCCAGCACAAGGTGACGCTGGGCGGCGACAAGGGGAACATGACCATCCGCACCTACAACGGAAAGTTCAAGGTCGAGCGTTCGGCGCAGGAGTTCCTCGTGTTCGACGAGAACGTCATGGCGGCCAAGCAATTGCTGGAGGAGTTCGTCGAAGAGAAAACTGACGGAGTTGATCCCGATTTGGTGGTGGTACTGGATCGCACCTTCCGGCGTGGGGAAGACGGGCGGCTGAGCGTGCAACGGCTCACTGAGCTGCTGACCTACGGCATCAAACATCCCAAGTGGGCCCAGGCGATGGACATCATCAACGAGGCCATGCGGGTGGGCGGTGTGCGCAGCTATGTGCGGTTGCACCGTCGGGTGGAAGGCCGCTTTGACAAGTACGAATCGGTGCCGCTGGACATCGCCAAGCTCTGA
- a CDS encoding regulatory protein GemA, with protein sequence MEPLTASERRRAAPPPAEVHRPAPRATKPMEPNIYAKVGMARKWAMDQRIPGLETDEAYYDMLQDRYGVRSLKLVPKAKQAEVFAHFVALGYGAGRSQPSSDAWARSPLWLKARCIWHALAAAGEVRNNTDDALLAYVKRQTGVDHWRWLNAYQCHRIIEALKKWAARKNVPLNVDG encoded by the coding sequence ATGGAACCGCTCACCGCATCCGAACGCCGCCGCGCTGCGCCGCCACCGGCGGAAGTCCACCGCCCAGCCCCACGCGCCACCAAGCCGATGGAGCCCAACATCTACGCCAAGGTCGGCATGGCCCGCAAATGGGCTATGGATCAGCGCATCCCAGGGCTGGAGACCGATGAGGCCTACTACGACATGCTCCAAGATCGCTACGGCGTGCGCTCGCTCAAACTGGTGCCCAAGGCCAAGCAGGCGGAAGTTTTCGCGCACTTTGTCGCCCTGGGCTACGGCGCCGGGCGCTCGCAGCCCAGCAGCGATGCATGGGCGCGCTCACCGCTGTGGCTCAAGGCGCGCTGCATCTGGCATGCGCTGGCCGCTGCTGGCGAGGTGCGCAACAACACGGATGATGCGCTGTTGGCCTACGTCAAGCGCCAAACTGGCGTGGATCACTGGCGATGGCTCAATGCCTACCAGTGCCACCGGATCATCGAGGCACTCAAAAAGTGGGCGGCTCGCAAGAACGTGCCGCTGAACGTCGATGGCTGA
- a CDS encoding Mor transcription activator family protein yields the protein MHRIAWLAFAVVESLCMEHGGETFYMMVGHAYRLTQRDREMMARYTGRNIAALAREYELSEPQVRRIVRMWRQEYHAKHQPPLALDGP from the coding sequence ATGCATCGGATTGCGTGGCTGGCGTTTGCGGTTGTTGAGAGCTTGTGCATGGAGCACGGTGGCGAGACGTTCTACATGATGGTTGGTCACGCATACAGGCTGACACAGCGCGACCGCGAAATGATGGCCCGATATACAGGTCGGAACATTGCTGCGCTGGCGCGCGAATACGAGCTGAGTGAGCCACAGGTGCGGCGCATTGTGCGAATGTGGCGTCAGGAGTACCACGCCAAACACCAGCCTCCGCTAGCGCTTGATGGCCCCTGA
- a CDS encoding Mor transcription activator family protein: MTRKKPYLFIENLTAVAARVLTDRGMAPDTATTIGREIAVGMCNMYARTHLYIPAAIDLTKPLSARNRAILNAYSQPSPTARPFSSRRVEELAQEYGLTETYLYELLSDTMDAVRKEQGLPPMDERQGQFPL; encoded by the coding sequence ATGACTCGCAAAAAGCCGTATCTGTTCATTGAGAACTTGACGGCCGTGGCAGCCCGAGTACTGACTGATCGCGGTATGGCGCCAGACACTGCTACGACCATTGGGCGAGAAATCGCAGTGGGGATGTGCAACATGTACGCTCGCACTCACCTGTACATCCCCGCAGCCATCGACCTGACCAAGCCTCTCAGCGCACGGAATCGCGCCATTCTCAATGCGTACAGTCAACCAAGCCCTACCGCTCGCCCGTTCTCGTCGCGCCGGGTCGAAGAGCTGGCACAAGAGTACGGTCTGACCGAAACCTACCTGTATGAACTGCTGAGCGACACCATGGACGCAGTGCGCAAAGAGCAAGGATTGCCGCCGATGGATGAACGGCAAGGGCAGTTCCCGTTGTAA
- a CDS encoding regulatory protein GemA, which translates to MATAATATTKASKAAPLTQLLGIARTWADASGVMTEAEYRQRMARMFGGRTSATQLTRAEQYHLLTTLFERELGWKRTGKGGTPAPGSGRRKLERSPASTKIRALWLFLYVLGEVRDSSERALAHYIKRQVGVEDLHWLTSQQKSDVIEALKFWAVRPMSADVAKMRAALENPTMRQDPPAYRDALVFAERAANSASWAPWWRAWQSASAALGRKVDEAIAKPLATPIRKAKPIEVAA; encoded by the coding sequence ATGGCAACCGCAGCCACAGCTACAACCAAGGCCTCAAAGGCCGCGCCGCTGACGCAACTGTTGGGCATTGCACGCACCTGGGCTGATGCGTCGGGCGTGATGACCGAGGCCGAATATCGCCAACGGATGGCGCGCATGTTTGGTGGCCGCACGTCGGCTACCCAACTCACGCGGGCTGAGCAGTACCACCTGCTGACCACGTTGTTTGAGCGTGAGCTGGGGTGGAAGCGCACGGGCAAGGGGGGCACCCCAGCGCCAGGCTCCGGGCGGCGCAAGCTGGAGCGCTCGCCAGCGTCCACAAAAATCCGGGCGCTGTGGCTGTTTTTATACGTGCTGGGCGAAGTGCGTGATTCAAGCGAGCGCGCCTTGGCGCATTACATCAAGCGTCAAGTCGGGGTCGAAGATCTGCACTGGCTCACGTCACAGCAAAAGTCCGACGTGATTGAAGCGCTGAAGTTCTGGGCTGTGCGCCCGATGAGCGCCGATGTTGCCAAGATGCGTGCCGCCTTGGAAAACCCGACGATGCGCCAAGACCCTCCCGCCTACCGTGATGCATTGGTGTTCGCCGAACGTGCGGCTAACAGCGCCAGTTGGGCGCCGTGGTGGCGCGCATGGCAAAGCGCCAGCGCAGCGCTGGGGCGCAAGGTGGATGAGGCGATTGCTAAGCCACTGGCAACGCCCATCCGCAAGGCCAAGCCGATTGAGGTGGCGGCATGA
- a CDS encoding DUF3164 family protein, translating to MSTQQTSTIPAGYMQDPQGRLIPEAMVEDIDKLRDQTVREIVAELKELQALTQAKKRKTFDAVQAFCEISAEKYEITWGGNKGNVSLRSFDGQYKVERAIQDCIVFDERLQVAKNLISECIDEWIAEGVRPELAAIAQDAFQVDKEGRVSVAKVLSLRRFNFPDPRWQRAMHVIAECIMVTGSRSYIRVYERVGATNKYVPIVLDWSAI from the coding sequence ATGAGCACGCAACAAACCTCCACCATCCCCGCCGGCTACATGCAAGACCCGCAGGGCCGACTGATCCCCGAAGCCATGGTCGAAGACATCGACAAGCTGCGCGATCAAACGGTGCGCGAAATCGTGGCCGAGTTGAAAGAACTGCAAGCCCTGACCCAAGCCAAAAAACGCAAGACGTTTGATGCCGTTCAGGCGTTCTGCGAGATCAGCGCTGAGAAGTACGAGATCACCTGGGGCGGCAACAAGGGCAATGTGAGCCTGCGCTCGTTCGATGGTCAGTACAAAGTCGAACGGGCCATTCAGGACTGCATCGTGTTTGATGAGCGTCTGCAAGTCGCCAAGAACCTGATCAGCGAATGCATCGACGAGTGGATCGCTGAGGGCGTGCGCCCGGAGCTGGCGGCCATCGCGCAAGACGCCTTCCAGGTGGACAAAGAGGGGCGGGTGTCGGTGGCCAAGGTGTTGAGCCTGCGCCGCTTCAATTTCCCCGACCCGCGCTGGCAACGCGCCATGCATGTCATCGCCGAATGCATCATGGTCACGGGCAGCCGCAGCTACATCCGGGTCTATGAGCGCGTGGGGGCCACGAACAAATACGTGCCCATCGTGTTGGACTGGTCGGCCATTTGA
- a CDS encoding ExeA family protein, with protein MTPNTHPLRLHTVLTASRLSLRQVAEPAGISPAGLSQLALHGQWPKRRDQAELRQAVTRSLADLGVPTEQLDHLFEPLPDATQTAPSTTDKPSLLPPLRRAHRAGTHPNTRTTPNQEDTMLIAKQSLTTDARKHFKLFTGPFDDEVTQDAHLFANAEIRFVREMVWQAALNARMLALVGESGSGKTTILGDLKERIQRENKLLKIIAPSVVGMADKDTKGKPLKSSDILAAIVLDLDPKATVAQTSEARTRQVLKLLEEHRKAGWAHVLVLEEAHDSPSTTLNQFKRLHERMRVGRAPLLGILMVGHQELADKLQKNDVREVLQRTEIVELRPLGVKSGDLAAYMAHRVKAYCGRELGELFELDAIAALATRLQGDIYPLAINNLSNRALNQAAELGAPVVTADVVRMA; from the coding sequence ATGACCCCCAACACCCACCCCCTGCGCCTGCACACCGTGCTGACCGCCTCGCGGTTGAGCCTGCGCCAAGTGGCTGAACCGGCGGGCATTTCACCGGCAGGTTTGTCACAACTGGCGCTGCATGGGCAGTGGCCCAAGCGCCGCGATCAGGCCGAACTGCGCCAGGCCGTCACCCGCTCGCTCGCTGACCTGGGCGTGCCAACCGAGCAGCTTGATCACCTGTTCGAGCCGCTACCGGATGCCACCCAAACCGCCCCCAGCACCACCGACAAGCCCTCTCTGTTGCCCCCGCTGCGCCGCGCCCATCGGGCTGGCACCCACCCCAACACCCGCACCACACCCAACCAGGAAGACACCATGCTGATCGCCAAACAGAGCCTGACCACCGACGCTCGCAAGCACTTCAAGTTGTTCACCGGCCCGTTCGACGACGAGGTGACACAAGACGCTCACCTGTTCGCCAATGCCGAAATCCGGTTCGTGCGCGAAATGGTGTGGCAAGCCGCACTCAACGCCCGCATGTTGGCCCTGGTAGGCGAGAGTGGCTCAGGCAAGACCACCATCCTGGGCGACCTGAAAGAGCGCATCCAGCGCGAGAACAAACTGCTCAAGATCATCGCCCCCAGCGTGGTGGGCATGGCCGACAAAGACACCAAGGGCAAGCCGCTCAAGAGCAGCGACATCCTGGCGGCCATCGTGCTCGACCTCGACCCCAAAGCCACCGTGGCCCAAACCTCCGAGGCGCGCACCCGCCAAGTGTTGAAACTGCTGGAAGAACATCGCAAGGCGGGCTGGGCGCATGTACTGGTTCTGGAAGAGGCGCACGACTCACCCTCCACCACCCTCAACCAGTTCAAGCGTTTGCATGAGCGCATGCGCGTGGGTCGGGCTCCACTGCTGGGCATCCTGATGGTGGGCCACCAGGAGCTGGCCGACAAACTGCAAAAGAACGATGTGCGCGAAGTGCTGCAACGCACCGAGATCGTCGAACTGCGCCCGCTGGGTGTGAAGTCGGGCGACCTGGCCGCCTACATGGCCCACCGCGTCAAAGCCTACTGTGGTCGGGAGTTGGGCGAACTGTTCGAGCTGGACGCTATCGCGGCCCTGGCCACGCGGCTGCAAGGCGACATCTACCCGCTGGCCATCAACAATTTGTCCAACCGGGCGCTGAATCAGGCCGCCGAGCTGGGCGCCCCGGTGGTGACTGCTGACGTGGTGCGGATGGCATGA
- a CDS encoding DDE-type integrase/transposase/recombinase: MPPSHQISADQVLYLHEVRTRLDKAAHGECGAIADEAAAQLGVTRSTIHRLLAEQLGRDTGRKRRSDAGKRGVTHDELMKISAALMGTFRRKGINRMTADDAVELLRHDTVGLISTQLSTSRLLVLLREAGLHPDQLRLPEPAIQVATEHPNQFWQVDASVCVVYYLSNATGLQVMDEKKFYKNKPANITRVQEERLIRYTAADVNSHDFLTRYYLGSESAANLGEFLIWAFGDKGGRHPMHGVPLHLEFDPGAANTSAPVLNLCERLKSKVLVHERHRSRSNGSVEKAHHLVEIHFELASLRFAKVASLDDLNDKALLWSHWYCGTKNHSRYGRPRHAQWLTITADQLRIAPPADVMRRLMRAHPIKRKVDTNLEITFALRGADGKVSRHSYRVRHLPGVKAGDMVPVVADPYHPPSVEVGYVDGSTGRLAWMPFEAVTFTSAGYATDAPQRGQELRAAPRGLLDVNRDAVVQTAYGGDTLDEAKERQEKGGLVFAGQVDPFAMHKADAAQLPTYMPKRGHQVAVEDRAVSTRRLTVPEACQELKRRLGERYTPQVYGWVQARFGADGVPEDQLETLAEQLAPSAPAAQPVAPMPLRAVGGL, encoded by the coding sequence ATGCCTCCGAGCCATCAAATTTCAGCCGATCAAGTGCTGTACCTGCACGAGGTACGCACCCGGCTGGACAAGGCCGCGCACGGCGAGTGCGGCGCCATTGCGGATGAGGCGGCGGCGCAGCTTGGCGTGACGCGCAGCACCATCCACCGCCTACTGGCCGAGCAGCTCGGCCGGGACACGGGGCGCAAGCGCCGCAGCGATGCGGGCAAGCGTGGCGTGACCCACGATGAGCTGATGAAGATCAGCGCGGCGCTGATGGGCACCTTCCGACGCAAAGGCATCAACCGCATGACCGCCGATGACGCGGTGGAGCTGCTGCGCCACGACACGGTGGGGCTCATCAGCACCCAGCTTTCCACCAGCAGGCTGCTGGTGCTGCTGCGCGAAGCCGGGCTGCACCCCGACCAGTTGCGCCTGCCGGAGCCGGCGATTCAGGTGGCCACGGAGCACCCGAACCAGTTCTGGCAAGTGGATGCATCGGTGTGCGTTGTTTATTACCTCAGCAACGCCACCGGGTTGCAGGTGATGGACGAAAAGAAGTTCTACAAGAATAAGCCGGCGAATATCACCCGCGTCCAGGAAGAACGGTTGATTCGGTATACCGCCGCCGATGTGAACTCCCATGATTTCCTGACCCGGTATTACCTGGGCAGTGAATCAGCGGCCAACCTGGGTGAGTTTCTGATCTGGGCGTTTGGTGACAAGGGCGGACGCCACCCGATGCACGGGGTGCCGCTGCATCTGGAGTTCGACCCAGGTGCGGCCAACACCTCGGCGCCGGTGCTCAACCTGTGCGAGCGCCTGAAGTCCAAGGTGCTGGTGCATGAGCGTCACCGCTCACGCTCCAACGGCAGCGTGGAGAAGGCCCACCACCTGGTGGAAATCCACTTCGAGCTGGCCAGCCTGCGCTTTGCCAAAGTGGCCAGCCTGGACGACTTGAACGACAAGGCGCTGCTGTGGAGCCACTGGTACTGCGGCACGAAGAACCACAGCCGCTACGGGCGCCCGCGCCATGCGCAATGGTTGACGATCACCGCTGACCAACTGCGCATCGCTCCCCCGGCGGATGTGATGCGCCGCCTGATGCGGGCGCACCCGATCAAGCGCAAGGTGGACACGAATCTGGAGATCACCTTCGCCTTGCGTGGGGCCGATGGCAAGGTGAGCCGCCACAGCTACCGCGTGCGCCACTTGCCGGGCGTGAAGGCTGGGGACATGGTGCCGGTGGTGGCCGACCCGTACCACCCGCCCAGCGTCGAGGTTGGCTATGTGGACGGCAGCACCGGGCGCCTGGCGTGGATGCCGTTCGAGGCGGTGACGTTCACCAGTGCCGGATACGCCACCGACGCACCGCAGCGCGGCCAGGAACTGCGCGCCGCGCCGCGTGGCTTGCTGGACGTGAACCGGGATGCGGTGGTGCAAACCGCCTACGGCGGCGACACGCTGGACGAAGCCAAGGAACGCCAAGAAAAGGGTGGCCTTGTGTTTGCCGGGCAGGTTGACCCGTTTGCCATGCACAAGGCGGATGCCGCCCAACTGCCCACTTACATGCCCAAGCGCGGGCACCAAGTGGCGGTGGAAGACCGGGCGGTATCCACCCGCCGCCTGACGGTGCCCGAGGCGTGCCAAGAGCTGAAGCGCCGCCTGGGCGAGCGCTACACGCCCCAGGTGTACGGCTGGGTGCAAGCCCGGTTCGGCGCCGACGGCGTGCCCGAAGACCAACTCGAAACCCTGGCCGAGCAACTGGCGCCAAGCGCACCCGCTGCCCAGCCCGTGGCCCCGATGCCGCTGCGTGCGGTGGGAGGTTTGTGA
- a CDS encoding recombination-associated protein RdgC produces the protein MFKNLILYAITGTNPARCADLIPALVREEFRPCEPAKEHSAGWVDPADPSATRGALVQPLFCHGWMLAYKTETKKVPTQALKARVAEMAEAIYKETGRRPGKTAAKDLAEAAKFELLPRAFALQETTLVWLDTDNGWLALDCASAKRGADIVTALVRMIPGLVVTPVQTQVSPAAAMSTWLGSGDAPWSFGLCLGRSAELHRQDETRAKVRYVNHSLVTDEVRAHVREGYTAKQLALEWDTRMTFVLTDAWTLRNVALTDVVLEENKTAGGPGWPDAEEVWRTDAVLMTAELQRMLADLMNALGGKLAIGQPAATAQA, from the coding sequence ATGTTCAAGAACCTGATTTTGTACGCCATCACCGGCACCAACCCTGCCCGGTGCGCCGACCTGATTCCTGCGCTGGTGCGCGAGGAGTTCCGCCCCTGCGAGCCGGCCAAGGAACATTCGGCTGGTTGGGTTGATCCGGCCGACCCGAGCGCGACCCGAGGCGCTTTGGTGCAGCCGTTGTTCTGCCACGGCTGGATGCTGGCCTACAAGACCGAAACCAAGAAGGTGCCCACCCAGGCGCTGAAGGCGCGGGTGGCAGAGATGGCCGAGGCCATCTACAAGGAAACCGGGCGCCGCCCCGGCAAGACGGCTGCCAAGGATTTGGCCGAAGCAGCCAAGTTTGAGCTGTTGCCCCGTGCGTTTGCCCTCCAAGAAACCACGCTGGTGTGGCTGGACACGGACAACGGCTGGCTGGCATTGGACTGCGCCAGCGCCAAGCGCGGCGCGGACATCGTGACGGCGCTGGTGCGGATGATCCCCGGCCTTGTGGTGACGCCAGTGCAGACGCAGGTTTCCCCGGCTGCGGCCATGTCCACCTGGCTGGGCAGCGGTGATGCACCCTGGTCGTTTGGCCTGTGCCTGGGCCGCTCCGCCGAGCTGCACCGTCAGGACGAAACCCGCGCCAAGGTGCGCTACGTCAACCACTCGCTGGTGACGGACGAAGTGCGTGCCCATGTGCGTGAGGGCTACACCGCCAAGCAACTGGCGTTGGAGTGGGATACCCGGATGACCTTTGTGCTCACCGATGCCTGGACGCTGCGGAACGTGGCCCTCACCGATGTGGTGCTGGAAGAGAACAAGACGGCGGGCGGCCCCGGCTGGCCTGACGCCGAGGAGGTTTGGCGCACCGATGCGGTGCTGATGACCGCCGAGCTGCAACGCATGTTGGCCGACTTGATGAACGCCCTGGGCGGCAAGTTGGCGATCGGGCAACCCGCTGCCACCGCCCAGGCGTAA